A region from the Diadema setosum chromosome 13, eeDiaSeto1, whole genome shotgun sequence genome encodes:
- the LOC140237337 gene encoding protein Hook homolog 3-like: protein MPRMADDELCDSLLIWVQTFHTSAPCETVAELIDGVALGEILCQIGPSFFTPSWFGRLKKDAGESWRIRVSNLKKVLEGILDFYDEELGQQIRDFQLPDVGKVGEHGDPVELGRLLQLVLGCAVNCDHKEEYISTIMGLEESVQHVVMGAIQELMTKEIPTNAPPTEAYAEVEGQLKRIEAEKDEALQRCHELDQQVAALLEEKNALQAENEHLTHKLDQGDTFGDPSTPAGRRYQQLQLTVEQQQEEMFRMESTRDDYRIKVDMLERENQELVHKNEELQSLAEEARSLKDEMDILRHTSDKVNKYESTIDSLKKKLEDLGDLKRQVKILEDKNTMYMQNTMELEEELKKANALKSQLESYKRQVHELHSKMSEETRRADKAGFEAKRAQEKMAQLEAETVRLRVERDTLKETNEELTLNQLQGNALGELGDSPDMGTASLTAMLPPEIREKLIRLQHENKMLKMKQGETADEQTQLLQSLLEDANARKSDLESENRICNQRILALEAEVDELKQQQQQEGVSSSVVGENQELRKKLQKHKEKLQESDTELQRKRAVIDDLEPKYTSATEQVNKLQDVLQKKDDEMRSMEERYRKYLEKAKSVIRTLDPKHSTGASSSEIQLLRNQLQEKQKLIEHLEHEREKSKATRDMEEKLVVSAWYNLGMQLHRKAAEDRLSTSSSGQSFLARQRQASSRRSQAILNSNSTSGR from the exons GTTCAAACATTCCACACTTCTGCTCCATGTGAAACTGTAGCCGAACTTATAGATGGAGTTGCACTGGGAGAGATTCTGTGCCAAAT TGGACCGTCGTTTTTCACTCCTTCATGGTTCGGCCGTTTGAAGAAAGATGCTGGGGAAAGTTGGAGGATTCGAGTCAGCAACTTGAAAAAGGTCTTGGAAGGCATTCTAGACTTCTATGATGAG GAGCTTGGTCAGCAGATACGAGACTTCCAGCTGCCTGACGTGGGTAAGGTGGGGGAGCATGGAGACCCCGTGGAGTTGGGCAGGCTGCTACAGCTGGTCCTCGGCTGTGCTGTCAACTGTGACCACAAAGAAG AGTACATCAGTACTATCATGGGCCTGGAGGAGTCCGTCCAACATGTCGTCATGGGAGCCATCCAGGAACTCATGACCAAAGAGATCCCCACCAATGCCCCGCCCACAGAGGCATATGCAGAGGTTGAAGGTCAACTCAAGAGGATAGAAGCTGAGAAGGATGAGGCCCTGCAGCGATGCCATGAGTTGGACCAGCAG GTTGCTGCCCTTCTGGAAGAGAAAAATGCCCTCCAAGCTGAAAATGAACACCTCACACACAAACTAGACCAAGGGGATACTTTTGGTGATCCAAG CACCCCTGCAGGGAGGCGATACCAACAGCTGCAGCTGACCGTGGAGCAGCAGCAGGAGGAGATGTTTCGGATGGAGAGCACGAGGGATGACTACCGCATCAAGGTGGACATGTTGGAGAGAGAAAACCAAGAACTCGTTCATAAG AATGAGGAGCTGCAAAGTCTAGCGGAGGAGGCGAGGTCACTGAAAGACGAGATGGACATCCTGCGTCACACGTCAGACAAGGTCAACAAGTACGAGAGCACCATCGACAGCCTGAAGAAGAAGCTAGAGGACCTCGGTGACCTCAAGAGACAGGTCAAGATCCTGGAGGACAAGAATACGATGTACATGCAAAACACCATGGAACTAGAAGAG GAGCTAAAGAAGGCCAACGCACTGAAGAGCCAGCTGGAGTCCTACAAACGTCAGGTGCACGAACTCCATTCCAAGATGTCTGAGGAGACGAGGCGAGCAGACAAGGCAGGCTTTGAGGCCAAGAGGGCTCAGGAGAAGATGGCACAGCTGGAGGCAGAAACAGTG AGACTGAGAGTGGAAAGGGACACACTAAAGGAGACGAATGAGGAGCTAACACTCAACCAGCTACAGGGCAATGCCTTGGGAGAACTAGGGGATAGTCCGGACATGGGCACCGCCAGTTTGACGGCAATGCTACCTCCAGAAATCAG GGAGAAGCTGATCAGACTGCAGCATGAGAACAAGATGCTGAAGATGAAACAGGGAGAGACAGCTGACGAACAGACTCAGCTCCTACAGAGCCTACTGGAGGATGCTAACGCAAGGAAGAGTGACTTGGAGTCAGAGAACAG AATATGCAACCAGCGAATCCTGGCCCTGGAAGCCGAGGTGGATGAGTTgaagcaacaacagcagcaagaAGGAGTATCATCCAGTGTCGTAGGAGAG AACCAAGAACTACGGAAAAAACTGCAAAAGCACAA GGAGAAGCTTCAAGAGAGTGATACAGAGCTTCAGCGCAAGAGGGCCGTTATTGATGACTTAGAGCCGAAATATACATCAGCAA CTGAACAGGTGAACAAACTCCAGGATGTGCTGCAGAAAAAGGACGACGAGATGCGGTCGATGGAGGAGAGGTATCGCAAGTACCTGGAGAAGGCCAAGTCCGTCATCCGCACCCTGGACCCCAAGCACAGCACGGGGGCGTCCTCCTCAGAGATCCAGCTGCTGAGGAACCAGCTGCAGGAGAAGCAGAAGCTCATAGAGCATCTAGAG CATGAACGAGAGAAATCCAAGGCAACAAGAGACATGGAAGAGAAGCTTGTTGTATCAGCCTGGTATAACCTG GGTATGCAGCTCCATCGCAAGGCAGCTGAAGACAGGTTGTCCACTAGCAGCAGTGGTCAGTCCTTCCTGGCCAGACAGAGGCAGGCGTCCAGCCGACGCTCCCAGGCCATTCTCAACAGCAACTCTACCTCAGGCAGATAA